One stretch of Syntrophorhabdaceae bacterium DNA includes these proteins:
- a CDS encoding UTP--glucose-1-phosphate uridylyltransferase: MEKIILEKLKFYNQYHVIDHYKALTKDEKQNMMSYLKSFDIDLIFKIHKDFLNTKETSLKNISPASIVPLPETPEDIKNREMARKKGESLIQNNEVAVLIVAGGQGTRLGYDGPKGTLRISPVKQKTLFQLFVEQVIAISRRFSAKIPLIIMTSYENDEETKAFFKDNDFFGIGEENIYFFKQGMLPTLTPDGKLIIKERAQLAMNPDGHGGSLKALSKSGLLDKLLKDGYKVIFYCQVDNPLVKIADPVFLGYHNLTRSEVSTKVVRRRNVDEKVGVYLNINGKDAIIEYSDLDPTYMTALDEKGNILYWAGNTAIHIFSLPFVKRLNSHGYGLPYHCARKTTEIKTKDGSISSVDVWKFETFVFDTIPLAERAFAIEVKREEEFSPVKNMTGNDSPENAQKDMCTLFKRWLEAKGIRVMPGVKVEISPLYALDFQEFEMKFDKKNISITGNFYLE, translated from the coding sequence ATGGAAAAAATCATCCTTGAAAAACTTAAATTTTATAATCAATATCACGTTATAGATCACTATAAAGCCCTTACAAAGGACGAGAAACAAAACATGATGTCCTACCTTAAGTCTTTTGATATAGATCTTATCTTTAAGATACATAAAGATTTTCTAAATACTAAAGAAACCAGCCTTAAAAATATATCTCCTGCCAGTATTGTTCCATTGCCAGAGACACCTGAAGATATAAAAAATAGGGAAATGGCAAGAAAAAAAGGCGAATCACTTATCCAGAATAATGAGGTGGCAGTCCTTATTGTGGCAGGCGGGCAGGGGACAAGGCTCGGTTACGATGGACCAAAAGGCACCCTAAGGATCTCTCCTGTAAAGCAAAAAACTCTTTTCCAACTCTTTGTAGAACAGGTCATAGCTATTTCAAGACGATTTTCAGCAAAAATACCTCTTATTATTATGACAAGTTATGAAAACGATGAAGAAACAAAGGCATTCTTCAAAGATAATGACTTTTTTGGCATCGGCGAAGAGAATATATATTTTTTTAAACAAGGTATGCTGCCAACACTTACACCTGATGGAAAATTGATAATAAAAGAAAGGGCCCAGTTAGCCATGAATCCTGACGGTCATGGAGGTTCCTTAAAGGCACTTAGTAAATCAGGGCTCCTCGATAAACTCCTAAAAGATGGTTATAAAGTGATTTTTTACTGTCAGGTAGATAATCCCCTTGTAAAGATAGCAGATCCTGTTTTTCTCGGTTATCACAATTTAACCAGATCAGAGGTATCCACAAAGGTGGTAAGAAGGAGAAATGTAGATGAGAAGGTAGGTGTATATCTCAATATAAACGGTAAAGATGCAATTATAGAATATAGTGACCTTGATCCTACATATATGACGGCACTGGATGAAAAAGGTAATATACTTTACTGGGCCGGGAATACAGCAATCCATATATTTTCATTGCCTTTTGTGAAAAGGCTTAACAGTCATGGATACGGCCTACCATACCATTGTGCAAGAAAAACCACGGAAATAAAAACAAAAGATGGCTCTATTTCATCGGTGGATGTTTGGAAATTTGAGACATTCGTATTTGATACTATTCCCCTTGCTGAAAGAGCCTTTGCCATAGAGGTGAAAAGAGAAGAAGAGTTCTCGCCTGTTAAGAACATGACAGGTAATGATTCACCTGAAAACGCTCAAAAAGATATGTGCACGTTATTTAAAAGATGGCTTGAGGCAAAGGGTATAAGGGTCATGCCTGGTGTGAAGGTAGAAATAAGCCCGCTTTATGCCCTTGATTTTCAAGAGTTTGAAATGAAATTTGACAAAAAAAATATCAGTATAACCGGTAATTTTTATTTAGAGTAA
- a CDS encoding 5'-nucleotidase C-terminal domain-containing protein: MTKRITLILISLIISLIFVFNALCEETELRILYVNDFHGFAEEQKSNFTGKMVGGIPYLAGLIDKLRKEKQSLLLSAGDMIQGSNWANLFKGRSVIEVMNLMGFDAMTLGNHEFDFGVDVLRQRIAEANFPCLGANIIGIPEVKPYVIKELNGIKIGIIGLTLEDTPIYTLPNNVKGLIFQPSIDIAERFVKELRNSVDLIIILSHLGLHNDMLLAQKVDNIDIIVGGHSHTKIERPILIGRSIIVQAWEHGKALGILDLTIKDGKIKDFSGRLEDIVPSKMIKNNEVMKIVKQYNNKLKNFVRQKVGMTETDLDGENAKKMETNFGNLVTDIIRERAQSDIAIINGGSIKMGIERGIINMGQIYNALPFNDYIVSIKMKGKDIIEALEHGVNTREDNAGRFPQVSGIKFTFSREKGKEAIIKEVLFKGMPIDPHGEYKVAITNFLLAGGDGYKVFGGNINTHKVMFQEPGKWVRDLVIEYIKDKKSINPMVEGRIIEIK, translated from the coding sequence GTGACCAAAAGAATTACGCTAATTTTAATATCTCTTATAATATCTCTTATTTTTGTTTTTAATGCCTTATGCGAAGAGACAGAATTAAGAATTCTCTATGTCAATGATTTTCATGGATTCGCAGAAGAGCAGAAATCGAATTTTACAGGTAAGATGGTGGGAGGTATACCATATCTTGCAGGGCTTATTGATAAACTTCGAAAAGAGAAACAATCATTACTGCTTTCAGCAGGGGATATGATCCAGGGCAGCAATTGGGCAAATCTATTTAAGGGTAGATCGGTGATAGAGGTTATGAATCTAATGGGTTTTGATGCTATGACCTTAGGAAACCACGAGTTTGATTTTGGAGTTGATGTCTTAAGGCAGAGGATAGCTGAGGCGAATTTCCCTTGTCTCGGCGCTAATATTATTGGTATACCTGAGGTAAAACCTTATGTAATCAAAGAATTAAACGGGATAAAGATAGGAATAATAGGGCTTACTTTAGAGGATACCCCCATATACACACTCCCTAATAATGTAAAAGGACTTATATTTCAACCATCTATTGATATTGCCGAGAGATTTGTAAAAGAATTAAGAAACTCTGTGGATTTGATAATAATTCTATCCCATCTTGGTCTTCATAATGACATGCTGCTTGCTCAGAAGGTCGATAATATAGATATAATCGTAGGTGGTCACTCTCATACAAAAATAGAAAGGCCTATTTTAATAGGTAGATCAATTATTGTTCAGGCATGGGAGCATGGAAAGGCTCTCGGTATTCTTGATCTTACAATAAAAGATGGCAAGATAAAAGATTTTTCAGGAAGACTGGAAGATATTGTGCCGTCAAAAATGATAAAAAACAATGAAGTTATGAAAATAGTAAAGCAATATAATAATAAACTTAAAAATTTTGTCAGACAGAAGGTAGGTATGACAGAAACAGACCTTGATGGAGAAAATGCAAAAAAGATGGAGACAAACTTTGGTAATCTTGTGACAGATATTATAAGAGAGAGGGCTCAATCCGATATTGCTATAATAAATGGGGGCTCTATCAAGATGGGCATAGAAAGAGGTATAATAAATATGGGTCAGATATATAATGCTTTGCCATTCAACGACTATATTGTATCAATAAAAATGAAAGGAAAGGACATAATAGAGGCATTAGAACACGGGGTCAATACAAGAGAGGATAACGCAGGGAGATTTCCTCAGGTATCGGGAATAAAATTTACCTTCTCGAGGGAAAAGGGTAAAGAGGCAATAATAAAAGAGGTTCTATTTAAAGGCATGCCAATAGATCCACATGGAGAATATAAGGTGGCCATAACGAATTTTCTTTTAGCAGGAGGCGACGGGTATAAAGTATTTGGTGGAAACATAAATACCCATAAGGTTATGTTCCAAGAGCCCGGAAAGTGGGTAAGGGATCTTGTAATAGAATACATTAAGGATAAAAAAAGTATAAATCCTATGGTAGAAGGCAGGATTATTGAGATAAAATAA
- a CDS encoding inositol monophosphatase family protein — translation MSENIMDKILEFAIRCAKESGKIQKRYFGKKIGIHHKGAINLVTDVDMACQEVIIEMINKEFPGDEIISEEKKNDFEGDKNRWIVDPLDGTTNYAHSYPFFCTSIAYEEKGVVTVGAVYNPIFKELFYAKKGEGAFFNNKRIKVSEISILKEALLSTGFPYDLPTSKNNNIDNFISFIFEAQAIRRDGSAALNLCYLACGRFDGFWEIKLNPWDMAAGFLIVEEAGGTITDFQGDKFSIYNSEIVASNGLIHQDMIRVLQMNKTKRGL, via the coding sequence ATGAGTGAGAACATTATGGATAAAATACTTGAATTTGCCATAAGGTGTGCAAAAGAATCTGGAAAGATACAGAAACGTTATTTTGGAAAGAAGATAGGTATACATCATAAAGGTGCGATAAATCTTGTGACAGACGTGGATATGGCATGTCAGGAAGTAATCATAGAAATGATAAATAAAGAATTTCCCGGCGATGAAATAATAAGTGAAGAAAAAAAAAATGATTTTGAAGGTGACAAAAACAGATGGATTGTTGATCCACTGGATGGAACAACCAATTATGCCCACAGTTATCCATTTTTTTGCACCTCTATAGCATATGAAGAAAAAGGGGTAGTAACAGTAGGTGCTGTATATAACCCTATATTTAAGGAATTGTTTTATGCAAAAAAAGGTGAAGGCGCCTTTTTTAACAATAAAAGAATAAAGGTATCGGAAATAAGTATTTTAAAGGAAGCGCTTTTATCAACAGGTTTTCCATATGACCTCCCTACAAGCAAAAATAACAATATAGATAATTTCATCTCATTTATATTTGAGGCACAGGCAATAAGAAGAGATGGTTCCGCAGCGCTCAATCTCTGTTATCTTGCCTGTGGAAGGTTCGATGGATTCTGGGAGATAAAACTTAATCCATGGGATATGGCAGCAGGTTTCCTTATAGTGGAAGAGGCAGGGGGGACAATAACTGATTTCCAAGGAGACAAATTTAGCATTTATAACAGTGAGATTGTCGCCTCTAATGGGTTGATACACCAAGATATGATCCGTGTCCTGCAGATGAATAAAACAAAAAGGGGGCTGTGA
- a CDS encoding ATP-binding protein, whose product MEKNETLKRRIQELEIELEDIKSLANTRNKLLDAHIKELNEVYNALNERFTELKDKTERIKRIENELIKANKLSALGELAGSIAHEIKNPLISIQGFAKRIQNTEDADKINKYSKFIEKEAERLSNVLSRLLNFSRTEEPKIEVLNINDIIEDTVLFMEHHLTRFKNIVLEVYKTDNLPQVKVDKIHIQQTLVNLIMNAAQAMPNGGLIKIKTGIEGDYVYISVTDNGVGIKKEILDKIFEPFFTTKEKGEGTGLGLSLCKRLVEANKGKIEVESKEGDGATFKILLSYK is encoded by the coding sequence ATGGAAAAAAACGAAACACTAAAGAGAAGGATACAAGAACTCGAGATCGAGCTTGAGGACATAAAGAGTCTGGCAAATACGCGAAACAAGCTCCTTGATGCCCATATAAAAGAGCTCAATGAAGTCTATAATGCCTTAAATGAAAGATTTACAGAGCTTAAAGATAAGACAGAGAGAATAAAAAGGATAGAAAATGAACTTATAAAGGCAAATAAACTTTCTGCCCTTGGTGAGCTTGCCGGGTCTATTGCCCATGAGATAAAAAACCCCCTTATATCTATTCAGGGATTTGCCAAAAGGATACAAAATACAGAGGATGCAGATAAGATAAATAAATACTCTAAATTTATTGAGAAGGAGGCAGAGAGGCTTTCAAATGTCCTTTCAAGGCTTCTCAATTTCTCCCGGACGGAGGAGCCCAAGATAGAGGTGTTGAATATAAATGACATTATCGAAGACACGGTGCTTTTTATGGAGCATCACCTTACAAGATTCAAGAATATTGTGCTGGAGGTATACAAGACTGATAATCTGCCACAGGTAAAGGTAGATAAAATCCATATACAGCAAACCCTGGTAAATCTTATAATGAATGCAGCCCAGGCAATGCCTAATGGTGGTTTGATAAAAATTAAAACAGGCATAGAAGGAGATTATGTATACATTTCTGTAACTGATAACGGGGTAGGGATAAAAAAGGAGATATTGGATAAGATATTTGAACCCTTTTTTACAACAAAAGAAAAAGGGGAAGGGACAGGGCTTGGCCTTTCCCTTTGTAAAAGGCTTGTTGAAGCAAATAAAGGGAAAATAGAGGTAGAGAGTAAAGAAGGAGATGGTGCCACATTTAAAATCCTTCTATCATATAAATAA
- the lspA gene encoding signal peptidase II: MRRYFIFIIVPIVFALDRWTKVIISERIPYLDGVNITSFFSIVHVRNYGGAFSLLSQHPFSKYIFTFLPLIIIFVLIYILIKHRLPLPKALSLVSILSGAIGNIYDRLINGYVTDFLDFFYKNYHWPAFNVADISISFGVCLWLYMELLSLITTKKDKQV, from the coding sequence ATGCGAAGATACTTTATCTTTATTATAGTTCCTATTGTCTTTGCACTTGACAGATGGACAAAAGTGATAATCTCCGAGAGAATACCCTATCTTGATGGCGTCAATATTACTTCCTTTTTTTCCATAGTCCACGTAAGGAACTATGGAGGTGCCTTCAGCCTATTATCACAGCATCCTTTTTCAAAATATATTTTCACGTTTTTACCTCTAATAATCATTTTTGTGCTCATATATATTTTAATAAAACACAGGCTGCCATTACCCAAAGCCTTATCTCTTGTAAGTATATTATCTGGGGCAATAGGAAACATATACGACAGACTGATAAATGGATATGTAACTGATTTCCTCGATTTTTTTTACAAAAATTATCATTGGCCTGCCTTTAATGTGGCTGACATTTCCATCTCATTTGGCGTATGTTTGTGGTTATATATGGAATTATTAAGTTTAATAACCACAAAAAAAGATAAGCAGGTGTGA
- a CDS encoding CocE/NonD family hydrolase, with translation MSTKRVIIDSDYPLEAILNIKNNDSGIVICHPHPLYGGSMHNNVVDAVEKGFSEKGFTTLKFNFRGVGGSKGNYEDGIGEIRDVKAAVTHMQNALKQNARIVLAGYSFGAWVSSMAIKEIKDIETMFIIAYPFSFYDPEPLKAYRGRIFLIAGKYDDIAPAEPHLKLYKELPVVEKYIKIIESDHFFIRKEEEIIHFIKENVKPLTK, from the coding sequence ATGTCAACAAAAAGGGTTATAATAGATTCTGATTACCCACTTGAGGCCATTTTAAATATAAAAAACAACGATTCTGGTATTGTCATATGCCATCCCCATCCCCTATATGGCGGAAGTATGCACAATAATGTTGTTGACGCCGTTGAAAAAGGCTTCTCAGAAAAAGGCTTCACCACCCTTAAATTTAATTTTAGAGGCGTAGGGGGAAGTAAAGGCAACTATGAAGATGGTATAGGAGAGATTAGGGATGTTAAGGCAGCGGTAACTCATATGCAGAATGCACTAAAACAAAATGCCCGTATAGTTCTTGCAGGATATTCATTCGGTGCATGGGTCTCAAGCATGGCAATCAAAGAGATTAAAGATATAGAAACCATGTTCATCATAGCATATCCTTTCTCATTCTATGACCCAGAACCTTTAAAAGCATACAGAGGCAGGATATTTCTCATCGCTGGTAAATATGATGATATAGCGCCTGCTGAACCCCATCTAAAACTTTATAAAGAGCTTCCTGTAGTAGAAAAATATATCAAGATAATAGAATCAGATCATTTTTTTATAAGAAAAGAAGAAGAGATAATCCATTTTATAAAAGAAAACGTAAAGCCATTAACCAAATAG
- the ileS gene encoding isoleucine--tRNA ligase yields the protein MDYKETLNLPKTPFPMKGNLPVKEKEIIKFWEDKKVYEKLTKDTKYNKTFILHDGPPYANGNIHLGTALNKILKDIIIKSKFMSGYRADYVPGWDCHGLPIEHQIEKDMKGKNIPQSKLEKRRQCRAYAERFINIQREEFKRLGVIGDWNDPYITMDYRYQAAIIEEMQKFFERGEIYRKKKPVLWCISCLTALAEAEIEYDTKKSDAIYVKFPWTKERKGLFENYPDKPLFMLIWTTTPWTLPANLAIAINPEFTYVAVETEKEVYIVLKKLAEEILKKAGIDNFRIIDEISPHKLNGMSFKHPFIERDSIIVFADYVADDTGTGAVHIAPGHGEEDYETGLEYGFDVYSPVNDQGEFIDEIEFFKGMNVFESNRHVIAKLEELGLLLFKEEIEHSYPHCWRCKKPVIFRATEQWFISLEKNNLRQKALEAIDTVKWIPAWGRDRIYNMLLVRPDWCISRQRTWGIPITIFYCKKCREPFWNSDTFRKVIESVKEYGADVWFEKDASFFIPSSSKCNKCGNDSFVKEEDILDVWFDSGVSWAAVCKKRKELAYPADMYLEGSDQHRGWFHSSLLTSVGNETIAPYRSVLTHGFVVDGSGRKMSKSLGNIIAPNEIIEKYGAEILRLWVTYEDYRDDIKISKDIINRLVETYRRIRNTLRFLHANISNDFDSKTDSISYENMSYLDRWLLSRLNRLIEKVLKAYNDYSFHSIYHSIHNFCTVDLSALYLDIIKDRIYVEHKNAPKRRASQTVIYETLISLLRLIAPILSATTEEMWSYIKDDKAPESILMTRFPDVKNDYIKPEIEDEWDVIWRIRELVNKKIEEKRAEKTIGHPLDAKITIIANEPDYNILERLGDELKDVFIVSQIEVIKGKETDVSVSKAVGRKCERCWQYSDNITPPDSRFPNVCKRCEDTLSLL from the coding sequence ATGGACTATAAAGAGACATTGAACTTACCAAAGACACCCTTTCCCATGAAGGGAAATCTACCAGTAAAAGAAAAAGAGATAATAAAGTTCTGGGAGGATAAAAAGGTTTACGAAAAGCTAACTAAGGATACAAAATACAATAAAACCTTTATACTACATGATGGGCCACCATATGCCAATGGAAATATCCACCTCGGAACTGCCCTAAATAAAATTCTAAAGGATATTATAATAAAATCAAAATTTATGTCAGGCTACAGGGCTGATTATGTCCCAGGTTGGGACTGCCATGGGCTTCCCATAGAACATCAAATCGAAAAGGACATGAAAGGAAAAAATATACCTCAATCAAAACTTGAGAAACGTCGACAATGCCGGGCATATGCAGAAAGATTCATAAATATCCAGAGAGAAGAATTCAAAAGGCTTGGGGTTATAGGAGACTGGAATGATCCTTATATTACCATGGATTATAGATATCAGGCAGCGATTATAGAGGAGATGCAGAAATTCTTTGAGAGAGGAGAGATATACAGAAAAAAGAAACCTGTGCTATGGTGCATAAGCTGTCTTACTGCACTTGCTGAAGCAGAGATAGAATATGATACAAAAAAATCAGATGCCATATATGTAAAATTTCCATGGACAAAGGAAAGGAAAGGACTCTTTGAAAACTATCCTGATAAACCTCTGTTTATGCTCATCTGGACTACAACGCCGTGGACACTACCTGCAAATCTTGCCATTGCCATAAACCCTGAGTTTACTTACGTTGCTGTTGAGACTGAAAAAGAGGTCTATATTGTTCTAAAAAAATTGGCAGAAGAGATATTAAAAAAGGCAGGGATTGATAATTTTAGGATAATAGATGAGATCTCACCCCATAAACTCAATGGCATGTCATTCAAGCACCCATTCATAGAAAGAGATTCTATTATAGTCTTTGCGGATTATGTGGCAGATGATACAGGAACAGGGGCTGTCCATATTGCACCCGGACACGGCGAGGAAGACTATGAAACAGGACTTGAATACGGATTTGATGTATATTCCCCTGTAAACGATCAAGGTGAATTCATTGATGAGATAGAGTTTTTTAAAGGCATGAACGTCTTTGAAAGCAACAGACACGTTATCGCAAAACTTGAGGAACTTGGACTCCTTTTATTTAAAGAAGAGATAGAGCATTCATACCCCCACTGCTGGAGATGTAAAAAACCGGTGATCTTCAGGGCAACAGAGCAATGGTTCATATCACTTGAAAAGAATAACCTGAGGCAAAAGGCTCTTGAGGCAATAGATACAGTTAAATGGATCCCTGCATGGGGAAGAGACAGGATATACAACATGCTCCTCGTGAGACCTGACTGGTGTATATCAAGACAGAGAACATGGGGGATACCGATTACAATCTTTTACTGCAAAAAATGCAGAGAGCCCTTCTGGAATAGCGATACATTCAGAAAAGTCATAGAATCTGTAAAGGAATACGGTGCCGATGTATGGTTTGAAAAAGACGCATCATTTTTTATTCCTTCATCATCAAAATGCAATAAATGTGGCAATGATTCCTTTGTAAAGGAAGAGGATATACTGGATGTATGGTTTGATTCAGGTGTAAGTTGGGCAGCGGTCTGTAAGAAAAGAAAAGAGCTTGCCTATCCTGCTGATATGTATCTCGAAGGCAGTGATCAGCACAGAGGCTGGTTTCATAGTTCTCTGCTCACTTCTGTAGGCAATGAGACTATAGCACCCTATAGATCTGTTTTAACACACGGGTTCGTAGTAGACGGTTCAGGAAGAAAGATGTCAAAATCCCTGGGTAATATCATCGCACCAAATGAAATAATAGAGAAATACGGAGCAGAGATACTAAGGCTCTGGGTTACTTATGAAGATTACAGAGATGATATAAAAATATCAAAAGATATTATAAACCGCCTTGTAGAAACCTATAGAAGGATAAGAAACACCTTGAGATTTCTCCATGCAAACATAAGCAATGACTTTGACTCAAAAACAGACAGTATATCTTATGAAAACATGTCTTATCTTGACAGATGGCTTCTTTCAAGGCTCAACAGGCTGATAGAAAAGGTATTAAAGGCATACAACGATTATTCCTTTCACTCTATCTACCATAGCATCCATAACTTCTGCACAGTAGATTTAAGCGCCCTTTATCTTGATATAATCAAAGATAGGATATATGTGGAACACAAAAATGCACCAAAAAGAAGGGCATCACAAACTGTAATATATGAAACCCTTATATCCCTCCTTAGGCTTATAGCGCCTATCTTATCAGCCACTACAGAGGAAATGTGGTCATATATAAAGGACGATAAAGCGCCTGAAAGTATCCTTATGACAAGATTTCCGGACGTTAAAAATGATTATATAAAACCAGAGATAGAGGATGAATGGGATGTCATCTGGAGGATAAGGGAACTTGTAAATAAAAAAATAGAGGAAAAAAGGGCAGAAAAGACTATCGGACACCCCCTTGATGCCAAAATAACCATCATTGCCAATGAGCCTGATTATAATATCCTTGAAAGGCTTGGGGATGAACTCAAAGATGTATTTATTGTTTCCCAGATAGAGGTCATAAAAGGAAAAGAAACAGATGTCTCTGTATCAAAGGCAGTGGGAAGAAAATGCGAGAGGTGCTGGCAGTATTCTGATAACATTACACCGCCTGATTCAAGATTCCCTAATGTATGTAAGCGATGCGAAGATACTTTATCTTTATTATAG
- the accD gene encoding acetyl-CoA carboxylase, carboxyltransferase subunit beta, producing the protein MGFFSRKDKEKKIKKVIDISKEIKRAEKEESLWIKCSSCQELLYKKEVERNQHICLKCHYHFPISVEDRIAMTFDAGSFTELFTKIEPVDFLKFKDTKSYKIRLEETQSQINKLDAVVCGQGKIKGIDALTAIFDFSFMGGSLGSVVGEKITRILERGIETRIPVIIFCSSGGARMQEGIMSLMQMAKVSGAINRLKAEGIPYITVLTDPTLGGVTASMGMLGDIIIAEPKAMIGFAGPRVIKETIKEELPQGFQRAEYLLEHGMVDLIISRKELKKQLNNILSLILP; encoded by the coding sequence ATGGGTTTTTTTTCAAGAAAAGACAAAGAAAAAAAAATAAAGAAAGTAATAGATATAAGCAAGGAGATCAAAAGGGCTGAAAAGGAAGAATCCTTGTGGATTAAATGCAGTTCTTGTCAGGAGTTATTATATAAAAAAGAGGTGGAGAGAAATCAGCATATATGCCTTAAATGCCATTACCATTTTCCTATCTCAGTAGAAGACAGGATTGCCATGACTTTTGATGCTGGTTCTTTTACAGAACTTTTCACAAAGATTGAGCCTGTAGATTTTTTAAAGTTTAAGGATACCAAATCTTATAAAATAAGACTGGAAGAGACCCAGAGCCAGATAAATAAACTTGATGCGGTTGTTTGTGGTCAGGGAAAGATAAAGGGGATAGATGCATTAACCGCAATCTTTGATTTTTCTTTCATGGGAGGCAGCCTTGGCTCAGTGGTGGGTGAAAAGATAACGAGGATCCTTGAAAGGGGCATAGAGACCAGGATACCTGTAATTATTTTTTGTTCTTCTGGTGGGGCAAGAATGCAGGAGGGCATAATGTCTCTTATGCAGATGGCAAAGGTTTCAGGGGCAATCAACAGATTGAAGGCTGAAGGTATTCCCTATATAACCGTTCTTACAGACCCAACTCTGGGTGGCGTTACCGCAAGTATGGGTATGCTGGGGGATATAATAATTGCAGAGCCAAAGGCAATGATCGGCTTTGCAGGGCCTAGAGTCATAAAGGAGACCATAAAAGAGGAGCTACCTCAAGGATTTCAACGGGCAGAATATCTTCTTGAGCATGGTATGGTGGATTTAATAATAAGCAGAAAGGAGCTAAAAAAACAACTTAATAATATCTTATCATTAATACTGCCATGA
- a CDS encoding aminotransferase class I/II-fold pyridoxal phosphate-dependent enzyme, with translation MQYKILFDFREDINPLGVSKRVKNSLRKSIKHIESYDPYAVIRFISHLARLYKVHEDNIVVGNSITHIFSEILKMIKPETVLVPSPVSNYYRFFLDKAGRKILPYFTSINEDTYFYIDELNELIDKSNLILFPNPHNITGKILNKQQIEEVIAISEENKKFILFDESLIEFTDAVSYAECVVRSDYSLIMRTFSTYHSMAGLPLGYVIGSAASINYIKSVLGPCCDAVPAISCYAAIVSTKDKAYRKRTFEYIATEKDYIKKRLKNNRYIKIIDRGCNFLLLEITGDFNVIHDVFYKRGIIVDLYHEEERSFIRLPVKRHKDNAYLVKSLLRLEG, from the coding sequence GTGCAATATAAGATATTATTTGATTTTAGAGAAGATATAAATCCCCTGGGTGTATCAAAAAGAGTAAAAAACAGTCTAAGAAAATCCATCAAACACATAGAATCCTATGATCCATATGCAGTTATACGTTTTATCAGTCATCTGGCCAGGCTTTATAAGGTCCATGAAGATAATATAGTTGTCGGTAACAGTATTACACATATATTTTCTGAAATTTTAAAGATGATAAAACCAGAGACCGTTCTTGTTCCTTCACCAGTATCAAACTATTACAGGTTTTTTTTGGACAAGGCAGGCAGAAAGATCCTACCTTATTTTACATCAATCAATGAGGATACATATTTTTATATAGATGAGTTAAACGAATTAATTGATAAATCGAATTTAATATTATTTCCAAATCCTCATAATATAACCGGAAAAATATTAAATAAACAACAAATTGAAGAAGTCATTGCTATTTCTGAGGAGAATAAGAAGTTTATTTTATTTGATGAATCTCTAATAGAATTTACAGATGCTGTAAGTTATGCTGAGTGTGTGGTGAGATCAGACTACTCATTGATAATGAGAACCTTTTCTACATATCATTCAATGGCAGGCCTTCCTTTAGGCTATGTTATAGGCTCGGCAGCATCAATAAATTATATTAAAAGTGTCCTTGGGCCATGTTGTGATGCAGTGCCTGCTATATCATGTTATGCTGCCATTGTAAGCACTAAGGATAAAGCTTACAGAAAAAGGACCTTTGAATATATAGCTACAGAAAAGGATTATATAAAAAAAAGATTAAAAAACAATAGATACATAAAGATTATAGACAGAGGGTGCAATTTTCTACTCCTCGAGATTACAGGCGATTTTAATGTAATCCATGATGTTTTTTATAAAAGAGGGATTATAGTTGATTTATATCATGAAGAAGAGCGATCTTTTATTAGGCTGCCTGTAAAAAGGCACAAAGATAATGCATATTTAGTTAAATCCTTATTAAGGTTAGAGGGGTAG